A section of the Pseudanabaena mucicola str. Chao 1806 genome encodes:
- a CDS encoding DUF4349 domain-containing protein: MKGQPSSNRSLKVLSMLTAIALASCASSLSNKASAPANLADLPEQAPNADSATPAKAAIPRPQLIKSADISIQVKSIEDTTKAISDLVKQQQGDILELQDFRTGSYGIAQSVSLKLRIPQERLDSVLETIAQLGIVKGRSLKAEDVSNQLVDLQARLKNLRQTELQLQEILKQTGSVGDVLKVTQELSRVREMIEQIDAQLTNLKN, encoded by the coding sequence TTGAAAGGTCAACCATCTTCCAATAGATCTCTAAAGGTCTTGAGTATGCTGACAGCGATCGCCCTAGCAAGTTGTGCGTCCTCGTTATCAAATAAAGCCTCTGCTCCAGCCAATCTCGCCGACTTGCCTGAACAAGCTCCCAATGCTGACTCCGCAACACCTGCCAAAGCTGCTATCCCTCGTCCGCAACTGATTAAATCGGCTGACATCTCGATACAGGTAAAATCCATCGAAGACACGACTAAAGCCATATCAGATTTGGTCAAACAGCAACAGGGCGACATTTTAGAACTACAGGACTTTCGCACTGGCAGCTATGGCATTGCTCAGTCAGTGTCTCTCAAACTCAGAATTCCCCAAGAACGTCTTGATTCGGTATTAGAGACGATCGCACAGTTAGGTATTGTCAAGGGGCGATCGCTTAAGGCTGAGGATGTCTCCAATCAATTAGTTGATTTGCAAGCCCGCCTCAAAAATTTGCGTCAAACTGAGTTGCAGTTACAGGAAATACTCAAGCAAACTGGCTCCGTCGGTGATGTCCTCAAGGTGACGCAGGAACTCAGCCGTGTGCGGGAAATGATCGAGCAAATTGATGCTCAGTTAACCAATTTAAAAAATTAG
- a CDS encoding KGK domain-containing protein, translating into MAINIKHIDQENDVIEIFPDGSNTLFLGNKYIRPPKDLLALIYQCVAKGGVGALFSTGLPARLMKVDQPKWQKGRVEITIEFIPDETIEDEMTQDELSSLRNQID; encoded by the coding sequence ATGGCGATAAATATTAAGCATATTGATCAAGAAAATGATGTTATTGAAATATTTCCTGACGGAAGTAACACTCTTTTTTTGGGAAACAAGTATATTCGCCCACCTAAAGATCTGCTAGCTCTTATCTATCAATGTGTAGCTAAAGGTGGGGTTGGCGCGCTATTTAGTACAGGTTTACCTGCCCGTTTAATGAAAGTTGATCAACCAAAATGGCAAAAAGGAAGGGTGGAAATCACAATCGAGTTTATTCCAGATGAAACAATTGAAGACGAAATGACTCAAGACGAATTGAGTAGTCTTAGAAATCAAATTGACTGA
- a CDS encoding DUF433 domain-containing protein → MYTKNSTENLLSRITFSKEILCGKPTIRGLRISVAMILELLAKEASISEILEDYPELEIADIHAALLYAYRLVANEEIVERVAS, encoded by the coding sequence ATGTATACAAAAAATTCCACTGAAAATTTACTATCACGAATTACTTTTAGTAAAGAAATTCTTTGTGGCAAGCCGACAATTCGTGGTTTGAGAATATCAGTAGCAATGATCTTAGAATTACTAGCAAAAGAAGCTTCTATCTCAGAAATTCTGGAAGACTATCCAGAATTAGAGATAGCTGATATTCATGCAGCACTCCTATACGCTTATCGACTTGTTGCTAACGAAGAAATTGTGGAACGAGTCGCATCTTAA
- a CDS encoding DUF5615 family PIN-like protein, with amino-acid sequence MKFLVDVNASGVLSTLLVELGHEVACVKDVNPRMGDDEIIAWAVREERVIVTTDNDFEQMIWLQQKNHCGVLRLENLPRAERKQLLQEVLINHSQDLELGAVVIATKQKIRIRRKLSDDQVQ; translated from the coding sequence ATGAAATTTCTTGTAGATGTTAATGCTAGTGGTGTTTTGTCAACACTTCTTGTGGAGCTTGGTCATGAAGTTGCTTGCGTAAAAGATGTCAACCCAAGAATGGGTGATGACGAGATTATTGCTTGGGCTGTTAGAGAAGAACGTGTAATTGTTACAACCGATAATGATTTTGAGCAAATGATTTGGCTACAACAAAAAAATCATTGTGGTGTTCTACGCCTAGAAAATCTACCGAGAGCAGAACGAAAACAGTTACTGCAAGAGGTTTTGATTAATCATAGTCAAGACTTAGAATTAGGGGCAGTGGTGATTGCTACTAAGCAAAAAATCAGAATTCGTCGCAAACTATCTGATGATCAAGTTCAATAA
- a CDS encoding DUF3531 family protein codes for MEVRFRECDWFDLWIWIKFNEAPSQQEKQLLDEVFNSWFLLGKLGGFNACNMQVLESGVDVSYFDYDNQSADDEMMSVMHNMTDLEYENDWARCWVDLGTADAIAIDTLVNALRQFDKEYVAIEEVIIGGQNSDWLVEPKSLDDEDYDQ; via the coding sequence ATGGAAGTTAGATTTCGAGAATGTGATTGGTTTGACCTATGGATCTGGATAAAATTTAATGAAGCTCCCTCACAGCAAGAAAAACAATTGCTAGACGAAGTATTTAATTCTTGGTTTTTACTTGGTAAATTGGGCGGCTTCAATGCTTGCAATATGCAGGTTTTAGAATCTGGTGTCGATGTAAGCTACTTTGACTATGACAACCAATCCGCCGATGACGAGATGATGTCAGTGATGCATAACATGACTGATCTAGAGTATGAAAACGACTGGGCAAGGTGCTGGGTTGACTTAGGAACTGCCGATGCGATCGCGATCGATACACTAGTTAATGCTTTGCGCCAGTTTGATAAGGAATATGTGGCAATCGAAGAGGTCATTATCGGCGGACAAAACTCTGACTGGTTGGTTGAACCCAAGAGTCTCGATGATGAGGATTATGATCAATAA
- the gloA gene encoding lactoylglutathione lyase produces the protein MRVLHTMVRVGNLERSLDFYTNVLGMKELRRKDYPDGRFTLAFVGYGDESSNAVIELTHNWDTETYEIGTGYGHIALGMENIYTACDAIREKGGKITREPGPMKHGTTEIAFVEDPDGYKIELIQLK, from the coding sequence ATGCGCGTCTTACATACAATGGTTCGGGTTGGTAACTTAGAGCGATCGCTAGATTTTTATACTAATGTCCTTGGCATGAAGGAATTGCGTCGCAAAGATTACCCAGATGGACGCTTTACCCTTGCCTTTGTGGGCTATGGCGATGAATCAAGCAATGCCGTTATCGAGTTAACCCATAACTGGGATACTGAGACCTATGAAATTGGTACTGGCTATGGTCATATTGCACTAGGCATGGAAAATATCTATACAGCCTGTGACGCAATTCGTGAAAAAGGTGGCAAAATCACCCGCGAACCTGGTCCGATGAAACATGGTACGACTGAGATTGCCTTCGTCGAAGATCCTGATGGTTACAAAATTGAATTAATTCAACTTAAGTAA
- the petG gene encoding cytochrome b6-f complex subunit V has protein sequence MVEPILSGICLGLIFITLGGLFFAAYQQYRRV, from the coding sequence ATGGTAGAACCAATTTTGTCGGGCATTTGCCTCGGTCTTATTTTCATTACCCTCGGCGGACTGTTCTTTGCAGCTTACCAGCAATACCGTAGAGTCTAG
- the psbO gene encoding photosystem II manganese-stabilizing polypeptide, whose amino-acid sequence MKFRSFTKAIFTLCISLCMLVASGVFANTTFAAVPPGLTYDQIVNTGLANKCGDILGTSRGGRNFIPIGVGQSVEITDLCLEPTSFYVKEESNNKRKKPEFVASKLMTRSTSSLDFVKATVTGNSDGSLSLVETDGLDYQPITVKMPGGELVAILFTIKGYKATTNPGVNGLTTSVDFVGTTDVPTYRGSGFIDPKGRGLAIGYDAAEALPAKRNAFDNRSVKDDSTSKGTLSLQIAKLNADTGEIAGTFETEQTSDNDLGGVEPKEVIIRGVFYGKVNA is encoded by the coding sequence ATGAAATTTCGTAGTTTTACGAAAGCCATTTTTACATTGTGTATTAGTTTATGTATGTTAGTAGCCAGTGGTGTATTTGCTAATACTACTTTTGCGGCTGTCCCCCCAGGTTTGACCTATGACCAAATTGTAAACACTGGCTTAGCCAACAAATGTGGCGATATTCTGGGAACTTCTCGTGGTGGACGCAACTTTATTCCTATTGGTGTGGGTCAGTCTGTCGAAATTACTGACCTTTGCTTAGAGCCAACATCCTTCTACGTAAAAGAAGAATCTAACAATAAGCGCAAAAAGCCTGAGTTTGTAGCTAGCAAGTTAATGACTCGTTCTACTTCTAGTCTTGATTTCGTAAAGGCAACTGTTACTGGTAATAGCGATGGTAGCTTGAGCTTAGTAGAAACTGATGGGCTTGATTATCAACCAATCACTGTCAAAATGCCTGGTGGTGAATTGGTAGCGATTTTGTTTACCATCAAGGGGTATAAGGCAACTACTAACCCTGGGGTCAATGGTCTAACCACATCCGTTGACTTTGTTGGTACAACTGATGTCCCTACTTATCGTGGTTCTGGCTTTATCGATCCTAAGGGTCGTGGTCTAGCGATCGGTTATGATGCTGCTGAAGCTTTACCTGCAAAGCGTAATGCTTTCGATAACCGCAGCGTTAAGGATGACTCGACCTCTAAAGGTACTCTATCCTTGCAAATTGCGAAGTTGAATGCGGATACTGGCGAAATTGCTGGTACTTTTGAGACCGAACAAACATCTGACAATGACCTTGGTGGGGTTGAACCTAAGGAAGTAATCATTCGCGGTGTATTTTACGGTAAAGTTAACGCTTAA
- a CDS encoding S9 family peptidase produces MTSITAMRPKKVEPVTELMHLSMKKRFVLIFIFITNLVVAVLPTQAQYSGLGKDSLDPAILKRYAPTALPPSVTRPIESILDVRSPGLGMVTPDGKRMFFTWGITGTVQVWRLNGAQKFPVQVTGGQDATTIAGMTPDGKYLILSRDRQGEENPGLYLQSTNGGELEVIQHLAGVRTSLQYIGNDSRTIYFSANDVKPDSNVIYRYDLQTKKKVAISGGDGIWWIADVYVNPQTGDREKFLFAKATGSQSQEYYEYDVKTRATTPLIGQNEKEEYGIQYGVNADEYLVLTPKFSEFRRLYSYKNKQFAPITPELKADVASFDIDDQRQRILYSINDGGYTRVKAIAANNYEAIALPEFANADHIYTGNTTRNGRFTTIGVETAKAPRLSYVYDWQTKKLTQWVLPSTPEVDTSKFTAAKLETYTTRDGTKIPMFVYRSPQCEDIPQNPLEKPCPVIVHFHGGPEGQSTAGFNRYAQLFVNAGFVFADPNVRGSDGYGKTWLNADNGRDRLKVITDIEDASIYIRKNWQVNGITPKIGIVGGSYGGYSALIGMSKFAGSYDAGVSIVGISNLLTFLNNTAPYRRILRISEYGDPVKDRDALIELSPVTYSDRIKAPLLIIQGANDPRVPVGEAIQIQKILEQKKIPSRLVIFPDEGHGSSKRSNQVLEIGYTLDFFKKHLQ; encoded by the coding sequence ATGACCTCAATAACTGCGATGCGACCAAAAAAAGTAGAGCCTGTAACTGAGTTAATGCATCTAAGTATGAAAAAGAGATTTGTACTCATCTTTATCTTTATCACGAATTTAGTAGTTGCGGTATTACCTACTCAGGCGCAATATTCAGGATTAGGTAAAGATAGCCTCGATCCTGCAATTCTGAAACGCTATGCACCAACAGCACTGCCTCCTAGCGTTACTCGTCCGATTGAGTCCATTCTTGATGTGCGATCGCCGGGGTTAGGGATGGTCACACCAGATGGCAAGCGGATGTTTTTTACTTGGGGGATTACAGGGACAGTGCAGGTATGGCGGCTCAATGGGGCACAAAAATTTCCTGTGCAAGTGACGGGAGGACAGGATGCCACAACGATCGCAGGGATGACTCCTGATGGTAAGTATCTGATCCTATCTCGCGATCGCCAAGGTGAAGAAAACCCCGGACTATATTTGCAATCGACTAATGGCGGGGAGTTAGAAGTCATCCAGCACCTCGCAGGTGTACGTACCTCACTCCAATATATTGGCAATGACTCCCGCACAATTTATTTCAGTGCCAATGACGTTAAGCCTGACTCCAATGTAATTTATCGCTACGATTTGCAAACTAAAAAGAAAGTAGCAATTTCTGGCGGCGACGGGATTTGGTGGATTGCCGATGTGTATGTGAATCCGCAAACAGGTGATCGCGAGAAATTTCTCTTTGCCAAAGCAACGGGTAGCCAATCACAGGAATATTACGAATACGATGTTAAAACAAGAGCCACTACCCCTCTCATTGGTCAAAACGAAAAGGAAGAATATGGCATTCAGTATGGCGTAAATGCTGACGAATATTTAGTATTAACTCCCAAATTTAGTGAGTTTCGTCGGCTTTACAGTTATAAAAATAAGCAATTTGCACCCATTACCCCAGAGCTAAAAGCGGATGTGGCGAGCTTTGATATCGATGATCAACGTCAACGTATTCTCTACTCAATTAATGACGGAGGTTACACAAGGGTTAAGGCGATCGCTGCCAATAACTATGAGGCGATCGCTCTGCCTGAATTTGCGAATGCAGATCATATTTATACTGGTAACACGACTCGAAATGGTCGCTTCACCACTATTGGCGTAGAAACTGCCAAAGCTCCAAGACTTAGCTATGTATATGATTGGCAGACGAAAAAACTGACGCAATGGGTCTTGCCAAGCACTCCTGAAGTTGATACCAGTAAATTTACAGCCGCTAAGCTAGAAACCTACACCACGCGAGATGGGACAAAAATTCCGATGTTTGTCTATCGATCACCCCAATGTGAAGATATTCCCCAAAATCCTCTGGAAAAGCCTTGCCCTGTAATTGTGCATTTTCACGGAGGCCCAGAAGGACAAAGTACCGCAGGGTTCAATCGCTATGCCCAATTATTTGTGAATGCAGGCTTTGTATTTGCCGATCCAAATGTGCGCGGTAGTGATGGCTATGGCAAAACTTGGCTCAATGCGGATAATGGACGTGATCGCCTCAAGGTAATCACCGACATCGAAGATGCATCAATCTATATCCGCAAAAACTGGCAAGTCAACGGCATCACTCCCAAAATAGGCATCGTCGGCGGTAGCTATGGCGGCTATTCAGCACTAATCGGCATGTCTAAATTTGCGGGTAGTTATGATGCTGGTGTATCCATCGTCGGTATTAGCAATTTACTCACTTTTTTAAATAACACTGCTCCCTATCGCCGCATTTTACGAATTAGTGAATATGGCGATCCCGTTAAGGATCGGGATGCTTTAATTGAGCTATCACCAGTGACCTATAGCGATCGCATTAAAGCCCCATTACTCATCATCCAAGGTGCAAACGATCCGCGTGTTCCCGTCGGTGAAGCAATCCAAATTCAGAAAATCCTCGAACAGAAAAAAATTCCCTCACGGCTCGTCATTTTTCCCGATGAAGGTCACGGCTCCAGCAAACGCAGTAACCAAGTCCTAGAAATTGGCTATACTCTGGACTTTTTCAAAAAGCATTTGCAGTAA